Genomic segment of Colletotrichum destructivum chromosome 5, complete sequence:
TCGTCTTGGCATCTCGCCGCCAACTACGCCGGGTCTAGTCTCTGAGAAATCCACTCTCTTCCAAAACCCATTCCGTCCTGCAACTGCGTTCGAGTCTGCTATCATTCGGAATAACTTAGCATCAAGACATGACCCTGTCTAATCGTCCGTGGCCCCGACACAGCCACACACATAGGTACCCCGGACGCGCGCCTCCAAAAGgggagatagagagagagaggctgaTGAACGAAATATATGTCGCACTGCGCACTGCGCCCAGCACCCACCCCCGCTCCTCCCACTCCTCGGCCGGCTGGCCGGCCTTTGTGAACACCGACTTTGACGCATGCGGCGGTGCCCTTCCCATGGAGACGGCCCACGCTATGAGTCGTGCCAATATACTCTAACAAATGGAGCAAGACCCTGGGAAACTTCCCTCGTCGTGGGAGtttgtttttatttttgGCACGAGTCGTGCAGGACAAAAGGGGGATCCGACATTCTGAGGGGCAAGCTGTCACGGGGGATGCCACATAGGGGCCCACGGGTCGTTCGTCAGTGGGTTTGGATTGCGCAAAGCGGGAACCGTTGCAGCTCATCGACTCAACTGTGATCGACACCCTGTCCCCCTCGTTCCACATGCTCGGATTCGCCTGAGTaagagaaggaaaggaggGGGCAAAGAGTTCAAAGGGTATCATGGAGCATGGTTCCAGAGTCCCGTGAGTTGCTTACCCTTTTGGCTTCCCTCCCCGCACCCGAAAGCGATAGAGGGACAGTAAGAGTCATTCTCTGGTGATGGTCAGATAAAGCCGCCGATAATCGTGGTTAAGCTGGTGACTAAACGCCAGCGACAACAACCCCATCActatcgccgccgacaccgGTCTTGTTGGTCACGTTGTCACAAGCGCTCGCATCTCTACCCCGAGGCCGCGTGCGCGCGCTGCTACCTGGCAGGCCAAACAAGGGCGTGTTATCGTGAAGACACAGCGCGTACGCGTATCTTTACATACACCGATCGATGTTCGCGGCACCTTGTTAGTCCATTCTGACCACATTCGTCGGGGTTGGGACTTTCGTCTTCGCGCAACTGGACAGTTGATACCCTTGCACCTCCCCGACGTCTAGGATTTAATGACAAGCGTCTCCGTAGTGTGTAAgctgggggggaggaggaggggggaaggatTTCCAACGAGATCTGATCTGAGATGAGATTCACGGCGTAAGCTCATGCAAGGCTATACTTCAGCTGCCTACGCGTGAAGAACTGCACACTGCGGTAGCGATGGCTGGACTGGCTAGCTAGCAGCCGCCTGGTAGCCTGTTTGCGAACTTGTGATGACCAGTTGGACCAAAAGACCAATAGGCCCGCCCCTCTTGTTCCCTTGGTGCTTTGCCTTGTGGAAGTTGTGATGCTGGCGATGCTGGGGTCGCCGGTGGGCCAGCCGAGGATGCCATCCAATCCATGCTGCTGCCTGGACCAGGATTCAAATTTGAAGAGGGTCTCGCGGGGCTTTGGCGTTCCCTCGGCGCCATGGAAAGTGGGCGAGAGCGGTCACCAGGAATAATGGAGGATTTGCTGCCTGCATGTCTCATCGACACCGCCCGAATACCAGTGGGCAGTGGCATAGTGAAGTGGCTTGAGTGAAGTTGGAGGACTCGTCCGGAATGGCCTCCGAAGCACCCCGAAgcaccccctcccccctggtTTTCTCTCTTCTGACCATGAGCCTCGCTGCCTGAAGAATGACGGACAACGAGGAAGTAAGTAACGCCTGAAGAGCTGAAAGGTCATGCGAagcgtcgccgtcgcgtcTGAACACATCAGCTACAGGACCGGGTCCAACAGCTTCGCCGCCAGGGCCAATGTCTCTCATACATGGTGTAGTCAAGCGACTCAAGCCTGTAAGTAGACGACGTCAACCAACCGAGCCAAGGACGCTAGCCGGTAATCTGTACACGATGGTTTGCGCTGCCAGTCAAGCTATGACCACTCCCATCACCGACACTTCCGGAGGAGCACTGGAGCAGGACGGACAGGTCTCCTCCCACACACCACTTGAGTTCCTTGGGCATTTGCCTCCTGCCAAGCGCAGAGAAGGCCGCCTTACTCAACGGGTTGCCTGCGAGAGGGAGGCAAAGTGAGGGGtttcccgcccgcccgccaaCAAACAAGTTCGGTCAACGTCACGGCTGCTAAACCTTATCCGCTCAATTCGTTCTTTCGGCAAAGATTACAAAAAAAGAGGACAGGCGAGGAGCCcagctcgccctccaccCCGCAATCTGGTCATGGTTGCGGTTGACGGGAGCTTCGACGAATGAAAGTCGTGTGATTTGACAGGCAATTTTTCCATGGTTTCACACTGATGGAAAATCACCAGACAGTCTCTTCATCGTGGCCGAATATTTTTATTGTTGTCCTTAATCGATATCAAGCCATGTCTGTTTATTCACATAGACACGGGGTAATCCGGGTGGCGGCGTTAATGTCTCTCGGAAGGGGGGTCCTTCGCTCGTTTGGCGTCGCAAAAGGATATTGGAGGGGTTGTCGGAGTCGCGTCACCCATAGTCATTGCTGAAGAAGACGAGATTGGTCCAACCTTTGGCGTGCGTGTGCCCGCCTACGTTCCGCTCGGTTGAGCTCTCGGGCGGTGCTGAAACCCAATGTGGTCcccgcgcggcggcgaggaccgTCATTCATGTTACCGTATCCGTACTTACTACGGAGTCCCGTTCGAGCTAGAAAAGCCCGCCATCTTCTCGAAGTATACCTCTTTGGACCGCTCGAGGCCTTTGGTTGGTCTGGGCCTGCCGATGCTTCCAGTAGACACCCATGGTTTGTCTCGGCGACGCCTTTGGTGTGTCACCTTCATGGCTAAACTATTGGAGAAGGTTCAACTTGCACTAGAAATTTCTTTAATCTGCCGTAAAATATCGAAGCGAATCCTACCCTTGACGAGCGCGGTAACGAGATAATACCTACAATCGTTGCTGGTTCCGAGTTTCTTTCGTGGTCCGTTTGTGCTTGAGTCGTGTAAAGCAGCCGCGCGGCAAATCACGGTCGCGGCTTCTTGCAGCTTTCCGCACATTCGCAAAGTCTCTATTCTCTTGTAGGTCATGGTTCCCCTCAGaagccggcctcgatgatggTATGAATGGGAGAAGAAACGCGATCCGGATAACACCGACTATCAGATTTAGAATTTCCTCATCGACCTCTTGGTCACTCCAAATCCCCAATCCCGCGTGTGGTTAATGAAGcacccgccggcgccggagatAAATCTCCTGGCGACCAGAGTTGACTCATCGCGGCCTCCAGTCAGCTACGCAGCGACGTTCATTGGTCGCAGGCGATCGCACGTTAGAGGGTAAGGACGTTGAAGAGTCCACTGGCCATGAGCTGGACAATTCTTTGCCAGACACCGAGGCTCTCCGCTTGACGATGATCTTGCACGGTGAGACACCCTCATCAGTGTTCGAACGACTCCGCTGTCGTCAACCTGATCCTCGGATTAAGGTCCTCGGGCGAATGAGACTTCGGAAGGGCACCGATGAGAAGATGGCCAATGGTAGCTAGCTGGcgccgcccctcctctccatccaAGATCATGATCATTGGATCTCGCCTTGATTATCATTGCCCGCTATCGAAAGACAACCTGGAAACCGTTGGCCTGCTGCACGAAAGACGGCACCCAATCATGTCCTGCCGCGGGGCGGAGCGGGGAAGGCTGCGTCGGAGAGGTGTGACATGGCAACACCAGTGAGGCTGCAGGGAGCGTGCAGCAAAGGCCGAGTGATGCCTGAGCGAACTGCATAGGGGGGTAGTGGCCAGATGACGGCATGACTTGATTTCTGGAGAAAGAAAACAGGCGCAAAACGCCGTTTCCCTTCTATCCCGTCAGCAAACTTGATGCCATTCCCATCCCCTGGTTTCTAGTGATTTCTTGCCCCATGACGAATCCGTAGTGGAGAGCCGGTCGACCGGGAGAAGACTGGTCACCCCCGTGCAGTTCTCGACTAGCTGGCCAATTTGCAATGGGGAAATCCCTCGACATTTGCTTGGTAGATGATGCCAAACTTCACAGGCTCGGTACTAATCGGAATAAATCCTCGTATGCTagccggggagggggtccAAACTGGCGGTCGGTCTCCCGCGTGTCCAGTCTCCACTGATTCAGTGGCCTTGCCAGTGCCGACCGACGCAGTGGGCGCACCCAGCACAGTCCGGCGGGCGAAACGGACCGGTACGCGCAGTCCGAGTATCCAGCTCGACGGTCGACCAGGCTAAGAGCATCAGGCGAATGGGACACACCCAAGACACCTACCGAGAAAGGCCAAAGGGCAAGTTTAGCGCTGGTTTGGTTTTGTATCGACTCTGTCCTTCCCCCAAAATGTCGCCCATGCGGGCTCGCCAGGGTACCTCTTCTAGTTGTGCACGTTGTGCGCTGCCACGAGATGAGGATATGCAACTAGTGGGAGTTAACGCGTTGAGTATTGCCCTGGCGTGTTCCAACATGATTGACCTCGCAAAGGTGTATCAGAGCTGCCACCGGTGATGTTTGGAGTGTTTCTAGGCGTCAAGCAGACATGCTTGGAAGGCCAGGATCATCGAGATGGTTCCGCCACATCCTAATGCGCCCCCTCGATAATAACTGTAGTGTCGTTGTGGTTGCCATGAACACAAGGGAAACCAGATGTCATGACCCGCCTTGATCCAGACATGATTGCACATGCGCTACGACGACGGGACGCTCGGGTCGTGAACTCTAGGCGGTAGACAAGACAGCGGTAACATTGAGATGAGCATTACTGAGCAGCGAGGCTTGCGCTGTGGAGCCCTCGAGAGACCGGCGAGACGTAAGATGACCTGGAGATTGGTGACAGTGTGGCTGAATCTGTCGCCACATGTAACGATTCCGTTGTTTCCGAGGTTTGGCGAGCGCCATGTGTAAGCAAGCATTTCTTCAGGCCTGGCTGACCAAAGCTGGGCGGCTGAGAAATCGCCTGTCTGCCTAGGGAAGCGCGGAGACGCGCAGCAGGAATTAATTCAAACCTTTCGGATCCAAAAGTCCTTCCGAGTGCGACATATCACAGGCGTGTAAAGAGGCTCTGGGCCATTCGACGAGTCGACATTCATTGGGAGCAGTGACCTTGGATGGATATTAAGATGCCCATGACCCGTCCAGTGACCCATAGTATCTACAAACTGCGGATACCGTATGGGGAATAAGACAGGTTCAACCTCGGCAGAGAGCGACGCAGGGTCGCGAACAACAGCCCGATACCGAAATGAGAATGATATCATCGCCGACGTGTTGAATAAGACCGGAggcggagagggcgagggcagTGCCATCACCTATGGGCTGTGGTCGATCCTGAAGCGGAAACCCAAAGAGTTGTAATATCGTGCAACAGTATCCgtacaacaacaacaacaacatgcGTACTGGGGTTCTGTGCAGACGACCGAGGAGAGGTAGCACAGCTGGCTATCGAGATTCGGCCGCAACTTTGATTGGCGCAGAAGAGATAGAATGGTGGGCAAGTCGTGTGTCACCGTCTCTCGTACAGGCGGTTTGCTGCTGCGGCCTAGGTAATTGGGAGCGTCGCGGTTGGCTGGCTTCACGACGCCAAACTTTGAGGGTGTGGTGGCATGATGGAACAGAAGGACGTGCAGAAAATTTTTTGGTCGATTTTCCTTTGAATTATTTGCTTCGAAAGTGAAGCTCGGCCAACCAGTGGCGTGACCATGGACGAGACAACAGCTGTTGTCAGTCGATTCTTGCCGATTTCCCTCAAACGCCGGCACCAGGGAGAGACGATATGCAATCCGTGGGATAGAGATGAATGGATGCTGACAGCCGGGCTCGTGATACCTTCACCGGCTTGGCACGGGAGACACGGCGGGTTTGGACAAGCGGGGAGCCCAAGAGGCGGGCAACATCGTCCTGCCTTATGCTTTACTGCACTCATGAATCACTCACTGTCCATGCCCAGAAGTGGGTTTACTAGCAGGTGGTGCTATAGCTGGAGCAGTAAGACGTCGGAGGCGTGCACAAAcggatgagatgggatggaatggaatggaaaAGACCATTGTGTGTTCCCTCTTCGGCCATGGCACAGAAGGAAGAACAATTACGGTGGTGGAGACcagggggtgggagggcATCCAGGTGAAGGAAGGATGACTCTTCTTTTTTAGTTTGTCCCTGCCATATTTACCCACCTCCTTTCCATTCCTCCTCCGCAGCAACCTTCCTGCCTTGCCGGCTTTGGGGCTGGGCAGCAAACAGCCATTCAGCTGTGCAGGATTGCCAGAAATCACAAAGGGTGGGGGCTGCGAAGGTGTGTTGCTGCCGCGCACGAGTGGTTGAGCAGCCATTTAGGCTTGGTGGCGCTAGCCCCAAACGACATGGCGCCGAACGCATCTGACCAATCAGAGAGAAGGTTTCGACGAGAGCGGCCAAGTGGCCACGGAAGAAGCCAGAGCCAAAAGGCAAGAAACATCCTGCTGGGAGGTGCGAGCCAGGGTTGGGCAGGAGCGTAACAACGCGGCGACGCAGACGATGATGCGGATGCAAAAAAGACTCATCAGGCACCCAGATAGATAGACAAATGTATGGATCGAAATGGACGCGGTTTTGGTTGGAGTGGACGGGGGAGTTTGGGCGCATCTCAGGCTATTGGGCTAAGTTGGAGTAGAAGCAGCAGTACCTGACGGAAGGACAGACACGAATAAGGTAGATACATGCACCGTCTGTAGGCCCTAAGGACACTGGATGGGCAGGCCATGAAGCACCAGCAGATGAGAGTAAAcccaacgacgacagcagAAAGGTGGGGTCGACGTGTGAGAGAGTGTGGGAAGAGGCAAGGTGCAAGCTGCGTGAGTCTGTGAGTCTGTGAGAGGTGTGTATGAACAGCAGCTGGCCCACGGTACGTTTGAGTAACAGCAGTAAAGAGGAGGAGTAGGACCACAAGAAAGACGTAATAGCGAGAGACGGCACTCGACAGGACACTGAGAGtctgagagagagggagggagagagagaaatgtgGAGATCCAtcatctttttttcttctttccgaTGTGCCCCCCGGAAGGAGGGCGTCGGAGACCCGCAATACAGCATGACGCAGGCCAATCACCTGCagacgaagaaaaagacAGTGGACGGATGCTGAGACTCGCTGGGTGTCCGGCTGCGtccatcccctccctccccccttcccctcgtcgtttctctctccctactatctaggtaggtagacagcgacagcgagaAGCTGTCGAGTGAGAGGTGGTAAGCAGTTACAGGTAAGCAAAGCAAGGTAGCAGTAGGTAGTAAGCGATGCAAAGGTAGCCGGTCTTGACAACTCCCAAAGGTTGGCAGGTACTTCGATCCATGTATCTTTTTTGCGTCCTGTCGTATGTACCTACTTGCTCCCTCCTTGCCAGCATCCCGTACATACCGACCGTCCTGAGGTGCTACCAGCGTTTCCCCCCAAGGCATTCAAAACTATCGGCGCGCCCACATCGCCGTGCACTTGtgtcctccccccttccctttcctctTGCTCTATCGAActatcgccgccgccatgttCGATTCCAAGGTCTAAATTTGTACGACAGCGACTCTCCGAAGTCTGCTCGACGTGCCTCCTCTCAGGAACACCTGGGACGAGATTCAAGACCAACTCTCCGCTTATTCTTTTGTCACCTGGATTTAGTCGTTGTGTTGCAACTCCcgctctcctctcctctcgcCTCGGCATCAATCAGTCACTCCTCGTGTTCTAATCTGCCGGATCCCTCACTCACTTCCAAAGAGTCATCTCGGTCTaccaccaccccccttccctttgGGTCACGTTACTCATCCCGCCAACATCGCCACAAATCCTCAACATCAGACACGCGAcacacgacgacgacacgtCCAACCCTCGCCCATCCCTAGGTTTCCTTGTTTGTACCGCAGCGGCATTCACTTGTTCCTTGCGACTAACAAAGGATCAACCTACGGATACATCCCGTTTTCAACCACCTAGctaccagcagcagccaggcaAAGCAGGCTTTCAACTCCCTTTTACGCTGGTATATTTTGAGATCGCACTCCAGCTTCAATCGAGTCACACGCGCCTTCCTCGTCGAAAACCCGACGAAGTCCCTCTGCTGCCTACCTTCCTACAGCGTTTCCGCGCACCCCATCTCTCTCAAAGTTACTCATTATTTCTTGCCTTCAAAACCCCCCCAATACTCTGTAATCACATTACAGCTCTTACCTTATACTCACTCTTTTAATCATTTGCTTCGGCAAGGCTACGACAACAACTCAGACGACGATACGACTCATCTTTCCAACCTGGTGCCTCTGTCGACTCAGCTGGTCCAGCACTCCCTTTGCCACCCTCCTCTGTAGTTGCCAAGAGCCATCTCCATCCGGGGGACTCTCAGCACTGCCTACACAGGTGAGTCCCAAGACACTTTGcgcagcacagcacagcaacagcatccACATCCCGAACCAGAGAGGAAGATTAGGCAAGCAACCAGATCGCAGCTAGCagctccgtcggcggcagcagcaacagtcTCGTTTTGCTAGCCTGTCCTTCTctttgcccccccccccccccttggaGAGAGCAATCACGCACTCGGCCGGATCACTCGCACCCTCTCCCCTGTCAACCTCCCCAGGTCCCCTTCTCGGTCTTGCCTAGGCTGCCACCACTCACTCCTGTCCTCTCTCTGTTTCCTTCCCTGCCgccacacacgcacgcactTCCCTACCTCTCCGCCCCCCATTGCCTATCTCTGCCTGCCACTTGGAGCCACCTGCCTGGGCGGCAACAAACCAGGTACACCCCCTTCGCCACTCGGAACCCGAAAGAGTCATCCACACCCAACCGGGTCTCGAGCCAGACTTTGAGCCACCCAAGGGGCCCTCCGACTTCGTCACGCCAGCCCAAGTCGCCCCTCTGAACACGTTCAAGATAGCACGGCGCAAGGCGAAAAGAGTCACATCATCCCATCCTGCTTGGATATAACCTCTCCTTGCAGCCACATTTAATCCGTACCTTGCATACCTTACCTCACCTTACCTCACTTCACTCTCCCCtcaaccacacacacacactctctctctctctactcTATCTCCCCTACCCgacccatcatcatcatcatcatcaccaaaCCCGACTCTTTAATACTCAAACACACTTGATCGCATCGCATCGATGGTGGCTCTGCAGTAGCTCACCATATAACCAGGAACCGCCCACCCTCCACTTCGGTTAGATGCATTAAACCAACGATGCCTCTTCGAATTACAAAATCTACTCCAGTCGCCCGTCTTGTTTCGTCTTCCGGTTTGATCGTTCGTGTAAAGTCGGTTTTGGACACTTGCGTCTAGAAACCGCCTTCCTATCTACAACTCTCAAGGACTTTACCGCAGTTATCATTTGCTGCAGTGAGGTTCGCGTTTTCGATACGGCATCACGATCTGCTCATACAAACCCTTTTCCCTAAACGGTTTACCCGGTTGACTTAACTTGACGGCGACTGGAGGTACATCCTTCGAATCTCCAAACCCCCAAACACACCCCCCCCACACGCCTTATATCCAAGATGAAGTACGTCGAAGATGATTCGTCGGCTTTCGTCAGCACCTACCGAAACGACACCTACAGCTCCTCCCTCGAATCCTTGACCTCCGTCTCGTCCGGTTCGGTTTGGTCTGCAGCTTCCTCCCAATCCTCCACTTCGACCTCCCCCACCAACACATCCGATTCCGGCTCGGCCGATTCGTACTCTTTGTCGCGATCTTCGGCTGCGTGCGACGCTGCCGCTAGATTCACGAGCCTCTGGACCAAACAGCCTGCACAGCAAGCCCCTGTTGCTCTTCCCCAAGACTTGCGACAGAATCCCAGACGGACCAGCGCAAGCAACACTCGCTCTGGTGCCCCCCCGACTTTGGTCCGACAGGCCGAGCGCAAGGTCAACTTtgtcgacaacctcgtcgGTAAGCCATAACAGGAAAATAAGCGCGTGCACAACCGAAATGTTTCCTGACACAGTACCCCTTCTAGATTCTTCGACTCAGATTGTTGAGGCCATCTGGCCCCTCTCTTCTGTCGTTTGCCGCAATGAGCTCGGAAGCAAGgcggtgctgccgctgcgTACCTTTATCCAGGAAACCCTGCGTCGCTCGCGCACTAGCTACTCTACCCTGCAAGTTGCCCTGTACTATCTGATTCTGATCAAGCCCCATGTCCCCAAACACGATTTCACCATGGAACAACCCGACGACAAACATGAATGCCGCGCGCTTCAGTGTGGCCGTCGCATGTTCCTTGCCGCGCTTATCCTCGCTTCCAAGTATCTTCAAGACCGTAACTATTCCGCCCGAGCATGGAGCAAGATTTCAGGCCTCAACACGGCAGAAATCAACCAGAACGAGATTGCTTTTTTGCTGGCCGTCAACTGGAAATTGCACATCACCGACGAAGTCTTCCAGCGATGGACCGAAATTGTTCTCAAGTACACACCCCCGTCCCCCCCTGCACCAGGTACTTCGGCCCAGTGGTACGCGCAGCAGAGCTCGAACTGGAAGATGGTCATTCTCAAGTTGAACCCCGAGCTGGACAACATCGAAGGCTTGATTCCTATGGCGCATGCCAACCACACCCCCCGCAGCTTTCCCCGGCAACGCACCATGCTGTCGGCGGCTCGGGATGCCCTCCCTGCAACCGGCGCCTGTGACTTAGCCTACAACTCGGCAGAGCTCACCCCTACACTGAGATCCTATCA
This window contains:
- a CDS encoding Putative cyclin PHO80, with protein sequence MKYVEDDSSAFVSTYRNDTYSSSLESLTSVSSGSVWSAASSQSSTSTSPTNTSDSGSADSYSLSRSSAACDAAARFTSLWTKQPAQQAPVALPQDLRQNPRRTSASNTRSGAPPTLVRQAERKVNFVDNLVDSSTQIVEAIWPLSSVVCRNELGSKAVLPLRTFIQETLRRSRTSYSTLQVALYYLILIKPHVPKHDFTMEQPDDKHECRALQCGRRMFLAALILASKYLQDRNYSARAWSKISGLNTAEINQNEIAFLLAVNWKLHITDEVFQRWTEIVLKYTPPSPPAPGTSAQWYAQQSSNWKMVILKLNPELDNIEGLIPMAHANHTPRSFPRQRTMLSAARDALPATGACDLAYNSAELTPTLRSYQTPTIMEPTPATAYTPGRLAPALGLLPTPRLTPQSSGYNTPAVSGASHLVGKGNAMGLAMAQASCVTATQCLDRWSSVLNNSSPQGYCPVRRSSLATSISTASSPESMVSDSSRTSRSSSISSASSLASAPAPNLGVQARFRSAKLCSERSSLRPTIASVPEDYEENCITSSPESYTGPVGRLGDMSLDTPLAPRESELEDMVHDPANDAARALQELQNYRSDDTTPVGMTSRKRARGVSIIDASLQENVRDMLSGNYSGKQWAQSLVRPRTTHLVMNERGSPRKRVCCDNEATPGYETALHSIDGYRGPGMWDGILN